A stretch of Spirosoma oryzicola DNA encodes these proteins:
- a CDS encoding inorganic phosphate transporter has product MFGLETDVFILLFISLFAACAFEFVNGFHDTANAVATVIYTNSLKPTAAVVWSGICNFTGVLLGGIGVAMGIVNLLPVELLVDQNVYHSVAMVLALLLSAIIWNLGTWYFGLPSSSSHTLIGSILGVGLAFSTMPDNKAGSAVNWEKAIETGEALLLSPLLGFSLAIVLMFVIRRSVSEEVKGQLFKEPKKNSLPPTWIRGVLIATCSLVSFFHGSNDGQKGVGLIMLILIGIVPFHFAVQPDLDPRLLQPNIAGIEQTIAALDSNQLAPVNRDRLARTRTELAELKAMINAPMPENKIPKEERLSVRRDLLLINSNMNKIVEDEGANLSTNQLALMRKSLGEESGLRRFTDYAPLWVILMVALSLGLGTMIGWRRIVVTVGEKIGKQHLTYAQGASAELVAASMIGLASALKLPVSTTHVLSSGIAGSMVASKGVKNLQAGTIRNIALAWVLTLPVSVLLSFTLYLFFRWLL; this is encoded by the coding sequence ATGTTTGGATTAGAAACGGATGTTTTTATCCTCCTCTTTATCAGCTTATTCGCTGCTTGTGCTTTCGAGTTCGTTAACGGTTTCCACGATACAGCCAACGCTGTTGCTACGGTTATTTACACCAATTCACTAAAACCGACAGCTGCCGTTGTCTGGTCGGGGATTTGTAATTTCACTGGCGTTTTGCTCGGTGGAATCGGTGTAGCTATGGGAATTGTCAACCTGCTCCCGGTTGAATTACTCGTCGATCAGAACGTTTATCACAGTGTCGCGATGGTACTCGCTTTGCTGTTGAGTGCCATTATCTGGAATCTGGGAACCTGGTATTTTGGTTTGCCAAGCTCCAGTTCGCACACGCTCATCGGTTCGATTCTGGGGGTAGGGCTCGCCTTCTCGACTATGCCTGACAACAAAGCCGGTTCAGCCGTGAACTGGGAAAAAGCCATCGAAACCGGTGAAGCACTGCTGTTGTCTCCACTGTTAGGCTTTAGTCTGGCTATTGTATTGATGTTCGTGATACGTCGATCCGTATCCGAAGAGGTAAAAGGCCAGCTTTTCAAAGAACCTAAAAAGAATAGCCTGCCGCCGACCTGGATTCGGGGTGTCCTGATTGCAACCTGCTCGCTGGTCAGTTTCTTCCACGGTAGCAACGACGGACAGAAAGGGGTTGGACTGATCATGCTTATTCTGATTGGTATTGTACCGTTTCATTTTGCCGTACAACCTGATCTAGATCCACGTTTGCTGCAACCCAACATTGCCGGTATCGAACAAACGATTGCCGCTTTGGACTCTAATCAACTTGCGCCAGTCAATCGGGATCGACTAGCGCGTACGCGTACTGAACTGGCCGAATTGAAAGCAATGATCAACGCTCCGATGCCAGAAAACAAAATTCCGAAGGAGGAGCGGTTGAGTGTTCGTCGTGACCTATTGCTGATCAACAGCAACATGAACAAAATTGTGGAAGACGAAGGGGCGAATCTGAGCACGAACCAACTGGCTCTAATGCGCAAAAGCTTGGGCGAGGAAAGTGGGTTGCGCCGGTTCACGGACTACGCCCCGCTTTGGGTTATTCTGATGGTTGCTCTCTCGCTGGGTCTTGGTACGATGATCGGCTGGCGCCGGATTGTAGTAACGGTCGGCGAAAAGATCGGTAAGCAGCACCTAACATATGCTCAGGGCGCATCAGCAGAATTGGTAGCTGCCAGCATGATTGGATTGGCTTCTGCGCTGAAATTACCCGTGAGTACGACCCACGTTCTTTCTTCCGGAATCGCGGGTAGCATGGTTGCCAGCAAAGGAGTTAAAAACTTACAGGCGGGTACGATTCGGAATATTGCTTTGGCTTGGGTACTCACATTACCGGTATCGGTATTGCTGTCTTTCACGCTGTACCTGTTCTTCCGCTGGTTGCTGTAA
- a CDS encoding lysophospholipid acyltransferase family protein: MKYVKPTKFSYLPKFLMPLDVLGIFERDPFGNSLLVRRMLIGIVGWLTYARYTVVNRIQIEGTENLENLPINNVLFLSNHQTYFADVIAFFHIFCAVKWGFQNTMLPPVYLLGPRARQYYVAASETMKKGIVPRIFSAGGAITIERSWRAEGREVQRAVDTTANDKIAKALEHGWVVSFPQGTTSPYAPVRKGTGHLIKNIDPIVVPVVINGFRRAFDKKGLRFKKRNTLLTVKFKEPLTISPEDSVDDIVAKVRHAIEQDAPEWVK, translated from the coding sequence ATGAAATACGTAAAGCCAACTAAATTTAGCTACCTGCCTAAATTTCTAATGCCCTTGGATGTGCTCGGCATTTTCGAGCGGGACCCATTTGGCAATTCGCTTTTAGTTAGACGTATGCTAATCGGTATCGTGGGCTGGCTTACCTACGCTCGTTACACCGTCGTCAACCGGATTCAGATCGAGGGTACCGAAAATCTAGAAAACTTACCCATCAATAACGTCCTGTTTCTGTCGAATCACCAGACTTACTTTGCCGACGTTATTGCTTTCTTCCATATCTTCTGCGCCGTTAAATGGGGCTTTCAGAATACCATGCTCCCGCCGGTTTATTTGCTAGGCCCCCGCGCCCGACAGTATTACGTAGCGGCATCGGAGACGATGAAGAAAGGAATTGTTCCGCGTATTTTTTCGGCGGGTGGAGCCATTACCATCGAACGCTCCTGGCGCGCTGAAGGGCGGGAAGTCCAACGCGCGGTTGATACAACGGCCAACGATAAGATCGCGAAGGCTCTTGAGCACGGATGGGTGGTTAGTTTTCCGCAGGGAACAACGAGTCCATATGCACCCGTGCGCAAAGGAACGGGTCACCTGATCAAGAATATTGACCCGATTGTGGTGCCTGTTGTCATTAACGGTTTTCGACGCGCCTTCGATAAAAAAGGATTGCGGTTCAAAAAACGAAATACCCTATTAACGGTAAAATTTAAAGAACCCCTGACTATCAGTCCCGAAGACAGCGTCGATGATATTGTTGCCAAAGTCCGGCACGCCATTGAGCAGGACGCGCCGGAATGGGTCAAGTGA
- a CDS encoding DUF3050 domain-containing protein — MNEQLNFLSNRIEPLRQQLTSHPLYASVQTIDDLRVFMQSHVWAVWDFMSLLKALQRKLTSVDVPWLPVGNPETRYLINEIVVGEESDVDPDGNRASHFELYLKAMNEAGADTRSIESFIGELTAGRSLDESLETMTAPAGSRQFVNFTFDLINKGKLHEIAAVFTFGREDLIPDMFIALVRQLRDQSPTQLGLFTYYLERHIEVDGDHHSHLAKAMTAELCGADTQKWEDATLAVEAALQARLALWDSVYSLISLPEQA; from the coding sequence ATGAATGAGCAACTAAATTTTTTATCAAACCGTATTGAGCCGCTTCGTCAGCAATTGACGAGCCATCCCTTGTACGCTTCGGTACAAACCATTGACGACTTGCGTGTATTCATGCAATCGCACGTGTGGGCTGTCTGGGATTTTATGTCGCTTCTCAAAGCGCTGCAACGTAAACTCACCAGCGTTGATGTTCCCTGGCTACCCGTTGGCAATCCCGAAACACGGTATTTGATCAACGAAATTGTGGTGGGTGAAGAAAGTGACGTTGATCCCGACGGTAACCGGGCAAGCCACTTTGAGCTTTACCTGAAAGCAATGAACGAAGCGGGAGCAGATACCCGTTCGATTGAATCGTTTATCGGCGAACTGACCGCAGGGCGCTCACTCGACGAATCACTGGAAACCATGACTGCACCAGCGGGCAGCCGTCAGTTTGTCAATTTCACGTTTGACCTCATCAACAAAGGTAAACTTCACGAAATCGCTGCGGTCTTTACGTTTGGTCGTGAAGATCTAATTCCGGATATGTTTATCGCCCTGGTACGGCAACTACGCGATCAGTCTCCTACCCAGTTAGGTCTGTTCACGTACTATCTGGAACGTCACATTGAAGTCGATGGTGATCACCACTCACATCTGGCGAAAGCGATGACGGCTGAGCTTTGCGGAGCGGACACCCAAAAATGGGAGGATGCTACCTTAGCCGTTGAAGCCGCCTTACAAGCCCGACTCGCGCTGTGGGATAGCGTGTATAGTCTAATTTCTTTGCCAGAGCAAGCCTAA
- a CDS encoding RluA family pseudouridine synthase, whose product MRKKPFQVVYEDNHLLIVNKDPGILVQGDRTGDVTLLELLKQYVKEKYDKPGEVFLGLVHRLDRPVSGLVVFARTSKALERMNEIFRKRQVQKTYWAVVRQKPPKNADKLVNWLVKDEQKNQVTVYDYEVPNSQKAELSYRVLGRINEHYLLEVNPITGRPHQIRSQLAHMGCPIRGDVKYGYDRAVADKKIYLHARRLYFIHPVKQPDAPDRPIICKAGLPNDPFWEEFLELDDENYKDKNMDFIYE is encoded by the coding sequence ATGAGAAAGAAACCATTTCAGGTTGTATACGAAGACAATCATTTGCTGATTGTCAATAAAGACCCAGGGATTCTGGTTCAGGGTGACCGTACAGGCGATGTCACGCTGCTGGAATTGCTGAAGCAGTACGTTAAAGAGAAGTACGACAAACCCGGCGAAGTGTTCTTGGGGCTTGTGCATCGGCTCGACCGGCCCGTCAGCGGACTTGTGGTATTTGCCCGGACGTCGAAAGCGCTGGAACGGATGAACGAAATCTTCCGGAAACGGCAGGTTCAAAAAACGTACTGGGCTGTCGTCCGGCAGAAACCGCCAAAAAACGCAGACAAACTGGTGAACTGGCTCGTGAAGGACGAGCAGAAAAATCAGGTTACCGTCTATGACTACGAGGTCCCTAACTCGCAGAAAGCCGAACTATCGTACCGGGTGTTAGGTCGAATCAATGAGCATTACCTGCTGGAAGTAAATCCGATTACGGGTCGTCCCCATCAAATCCGGTCACAGCTGGCGCACATGGGTTGCCCGATTCGGGGTGATGTCAAATACGGTTACGACCGGGCTGTAGCCGACAAGAAGATTTATCTCCATGCCCGTCGTCTGTACTTTATTCACCCGGTCAAACAGCCCGACGCACCTGACCGCCCGATTATTTGCAAGGCGGGTCTGCCGAATGATCCTTTCTGGGAAGAATTTCTGGAGTTGGACGATGAAAACTACAAAGACAAAAACATGGATTTCATTTACGAGTAA
- the rlmN gene encoding 23S rRNA (adenine(2503)-C(2))-methyltransferase RlmN, with protein sequence MKQDIRKLTAAQLKDWLTQHGEQGFRAKQVYEWLWKKSAQSFEQMTNLSLSTRELLSTNFEIRSLTVDQQQRSSDGTIKSSFRLFDDNLVEGVLIPALRNDDNDRMTACVSSQVGCSLTCKFCATGYMDRKRNLDAAEIYDQVVAIDRQAKENYDVPLSNIVYMGMGEPLLNYKNVLESVDRITAPDGLNMSPKRITVSTAGIAKMIRQLGDDAVKFNLALSLHAANDQKRDQIMPINESNTLQALGDALSYFYKKTGTRITFEYILFYNFNDTVQDAQELWKFTKRVPAKINIIEYNPIAAANFKNTDPQTLDKFAGFLDDRGVTVNVRRSRGKDIDAACGQLAGKKQTA encoded by the coding sequence ATGAAACAGGATATTCGCAAACTTACAGCCGCTCAACTGAAAGACTGGCTTACGCAACATGGCGAACAGGGTTTCAGGGCCAAGCAAGTTTATGAATGGCTCTGGAAAAAGTCGGCGCAGTCGTTTGAGCAGATGACCAACCTATCGCTGTCGACACGGGAGCTGCTGAGTACCAACTTTGAGATTCGTTCTCTAACGGTCGATCAGCAGCAGCGCAGTAGTGACGGAACCATCAAATCATCGTTCCGGCTGTTTGACGATAATCTGGTTGAGGGTGTTCTAATCCCGGCTCTGCGGAACGATGATAACGACCGCATGACAGCCTGCGTATCGAGCCAGGTGGGTTGTTCACTAACGTGTAAATTTTGCGCAACGGGCTACATGGACCGCAAGCGCAACCTCGATGCCGCCGAAATCTACGATCAGGTCGTTGCCATTGATCGGCAGGCAAAAGAAAACTACGACGTTCCCCTCTCGAACATTGTTTACATGGGGATGGGTGAACCGCTGTTGAATTACAAAAACGTACTTGAATCCGTTGACCGAATTACCGCACCGGATGGATTAAACATGTCGCCGAAGCGGATTACGGTGTCAACGGCAGGTATTGCCAAGATGATCCGGCAGCTCGGCGACGATGCTGTAAAGTTCAATCTGGCGCTTTCGCTTCACGCGGCCAACGATCAAAAGCGCGATCAGATCATGCCAATCAACGAAAGCAACACGCTACAGGCACTGGGTGATGCGCTAAGCTATTTCTACAAAAAGACGGGTACGCGCATTACGTTCGAGTACATCCTGTTTTATAACTTCAACGACACGGTACAGGACGCGCAGGAACTGTGGAAGTTCACCAAGCGGGTTCCTGCAAAAATTAATATCATCGAGTATAATCCGATTGCTGCGGCTAATTTCAAGAATACCGACCCGCAGACGCTGGATAAGTTTGCTGGCTTTCTGGACGATAGGGGAGTAACGGTGAACGTCCGCCGGAGCCGTGGGAAAGACATCGATGCCGCTTGTGGGCAGCTGGCCGGTAAAAAGCAAACAGCCTAA
- the panB gene encoding 3-methyl-2-oxobutanoate hydroxymethyltransferase encodes MSVHNPDIKRVTTHTIQELKNKGEKISALTAYDYSMARVVDAAGVELILVGDSASNVMAGHETTLPITLDQMIYHASSVVRGVKRALVVVDLPFGSYQGNSSEALRSAIRIMKESGAHAVKMEGGQEIRESIVRILSAGVPVMGHLGLTPQSIYKFGTYAVRAKEEAEAQKLIDDANMLQDIGCFGVVLEKIPAALTKTVSQSLTIPTIGIGAGPDADGQILVIHDMLGINNAFKPRFLRQYADLHTVMTEAIAHYVDDVKANDFPNEKEAY; translated from the coding sequence ATGTCTGTTCATAATCCCGATATCAAGCGCGTTACCACGCACACCATTCAGGAACTGAAAAATAAAGGTGAGAAAATTTCAGCCCTCACCGCCTACGATTACTCAATGGCGCGCGTGGTGGATGCGGCTGGCGTTGAACTGATCTTAGTTGGTGACTCCGCTTCGAACGTGATGGCGGGTCATGAAACGACGCTACCCATCACTCTCGACCAGATGATCTACCACGCGAGTTCGGTGGTACGCGGTGTAAAGCGAGCTTTGGTGGTCGTTGATCTACCCTTCGGTTCCTATCAGGGCAATTCTTCGGAAGCTCTTCGTTCGGCCATCCGCATCATGAAAGAGTCGGGGGCTCACGCCGTCAAGATGGAGGGTGGTCAGGAAATTCGCGAGTCTATCGTGCGTATTCTGAGCGCGGGCGTACCGGTAATGGGCCACCTGGGATTGACTCCCCAATCGATTTACAAATTTGGGACTTACGCCGTTCGGGCCAAGGAAGAAGCGGAAGCGCAAAAGCTGATCGATGATGCAAACATGCTTCAGGACATCGGCTGTTTTGGTGTTGTCCTCGAAAAGATTCCGGCGGCTCTTACCAAAACGGTTTCCCAAAGCCTTACGATCCCAACCATAGGGATTGGCGCGGGACCGGATGCCGACGGTCAGATTCTGGTAATCCATGATATGCTCGGCATCAACAATGCGTTCAAACCACGTTTTCTACGTCAGTATGCCGATCTGCACACGGTAATGACGGAGGCCATTGCCCACTACGTCGATGACGTAAAAGCCAACGATTTTCCGAACGAGAAAGAAGCATATTAA
- a CDS encoding CvpA family protein, giving the protein MFVPLAWGAYNGYRKGLLIEVVAVIAFVVAMIVGFKFLAFGIELLSPYISRELARRLLPWMGFSFIFFPTVFMINKMGFSLRRSLRYTILGTFDSIAGAAVGLFTWIFGISVILWLFSYMGVKIPPRQVEGAFLYPLIRPIAPKVMDKAAVWVPKGLEAGKKWRAENK; this is encoded by the coding sequence ATGTTTGTCCCCCTGGCCTGGGGCGCTTATAATGGTTACCGCAAGGGTCTTTTGATCGAGGTTGTTGCGGTCATTGCGTTTGTAGTGGCCATGATTGTAGGATTCAAGTTTTTGGCTTTCGGTATCGAACTGTTGAGTCCTTACATCAGTCGCGAACTAGCCCGCAGACTGCTACCCTGGATGGGCTTCTCGTTTATTTTCTTTCCTACGGTGTTCATGATCAATAAGATGGGTTTTTCGCTGCGTCGGTCGTTGCGGTACACCATTTTAGGGACGTTCGATAGTATTGCCGGAGCCGCCGTTGGTCTTTTTACGTGGATTTTTGGAATTAGTGTAATCCTTTGGTTGTTCAGCTATATGGGTGTCAAAATACCCCCTCGCCAGGTGGAAGGAGCCTTTCTTTACCCGCTGATACGACCCATTGCGCCAAAAGTGATGGACAAAGCGGCTGTTTGGGTGCCTAAAGGACTGGAAGCTGGAAAAAAATGGCGGGCCGAAAATAAATAG
- a CDS encoding pyridoxine 5'-phosphate synthase: MTRLSVNINKIATIRNARGGNNPNLVQIAIDCERFGAQGITVHPRPDERHIRYQDVLDLKEVVTTEFNIEGNPDERFIELVKRVKPEQVTLVPDAPDAITSNAGWDTIRHADHLRYLVDTFKEDGIRVSIFVDADERMVEGAKAVGTDRIELYTEPYATQYPTDQEAAVTSFVRAAQKAHELGLELNAGHDLSLENLRFFNERIPYLKEVSIGHALISDALYFGLENTIQMYLRCLVQDS; encoded by the coding sequence ATGACTCGTTTAAGCGTTAATATCAATAAAATTGCCACGATCCGGAATGCGCGTGGCGGCAACAACCCCAATCTTGTTCAGATCGCCATCGACTGCGAACGGTTTGGCGCACAAGGTATCACCGTTCACCCCCGCCCCGATGAACGGCATATTCGCTACCAGGATGTGCTGGACCTAAAAGAGGTGGTCACCACCGAGTTCAACATTGAAGGCAATCCCGACGAACGATTTATTGAGTTGGTAAAACGCGTAAAACCGGAACAGGTAACGCTCGTCCCGGATGCGCCCGATGCGATCACCTCCAATGCGGGCTGGGATACCATTCGTCACGCTGACCACTTGCGGTATCTGGTCGATACGTTTAAAGAGGATGGTATACGGGTGTCTATTTTCGTCGATGCTGACGAACGTATGGTCGAAGGGGCGAAGGCCGTTGGCACTGACCGGATCGAATTGTACACCGAGCCTTACGCAACGCAGTACCCAACAGACCAGGAAGCAGCGGTCACTTCTTTTGTGCGGGCGGCACAGAAAGCCCACGAACTAGGGCTGGAACTTAACGCCGGGCACGACTTAAGCCTCGAAAACCTGCGTTTTTTCAATGAACGAATTCCTTATCTGAAAGAAGTCTCCATCGGTCATGCACTTATCTCCGATGCGCTTTATTTTGGGCTGGAAAACACGATTCAAATGTATTTACGCTGTCTGGTTCAGGATTCGTAA
- a CDS encoding murein hydrolase activator EnvC family protein: protein MAQLTQRNRQTLEKEKKQNLEKMGQIRNILKQTASEKQVGLGQLKALNQQISTQSQQINLLNKDLRLTETEIGELRQASTTLKRDLSKLKAEYGSMVYAADKRRQQVNPMGFLFASDNFNQLVARYRYLRQYSDARQSQVRQMNNVQTMLQGKQEATQRKRKEQQGTLTTKVNESKKLESLKEEKNLVVKELSQKETELRTELAESRRSIDRLEAMIKRLIVREAKERAEREARERAERERIAKAEAARKAAERRRAEEAIAAAEKAGEKPAPADVAKVESPPAPEPKKPDERRNNNLNDEETALASSFTASRSRLPWPVGKGFISDRFGRKPHPVLKGIYVENQGVDIQTNAGEGVRSVYDGVVQDVTNMPGMNNVVAIQHGDYFTVYAKLKSVSVRVGQRVKARESIGTVATDKNGVSEIQFQIWKEFTKLNPESWLQPH from the coding sequence ATGGCCCAGCTAACCCAACGGAATCGGCAAACGCTGGAAAAAGAGAAAAAGCAAAACCTGGAGAAGATGGGGCAGATTCGGAATATTCTCAAACAGACTGCATCCGAGAAACAGGTTGGCTTGGGACAGCTCAAAGCACTCAATCAGCAAATCAGCACCCAGTCGCAGCAGATCAATCTACTAAACAAGGATCTACGCCTGACAGAAACGGAGATTGGCGAATTACGTCAGGCCAGCACTACCCTGAAGCGCGACCTCTCCAAGCTCAAAGCGGAGTATGGCTCGATGGTGTACGCGGCTGACAAACGCCGTCAGCAAGTGAATCCAATGGGCTTTCTGTTCGCATCCGATAACTTTAATCAGTTGGTTGCCCGTTACCGCTACCTTCGTCAATATTCGGATGCCCGGCAAAGTCAGGTTCGGCAGATGAATAATGTTCAGACGATGCTCCAAGGCAAGCAGGAGGCTACGCAGCGCAAGCGGAAAGAGCAGCAGGGAACGCTGACAACGAAGGTAAACGAAAGTAAAAAGCTCGAATCCCTGAAGGAAGAAAAGAATCTGGTTGTTAAAGAACTAAGCCAGAAGGAAACCGAACTTCGCACGGAACTGGCCGAAAGCCGCCGGTCTATTGATCGGCTGGAAGCCATGATCAAGCGCCTTATCGTGCGGGAAGCGAAAGAGCGAGCCGAGCGTGAAGCCCGCGAACGTGCCGAACGCGAACGGATCGCGAAGGCCGAAGCAGCCCGTAAAGCCGCCGAACGGAGAAGAGCTGAAGAAGCCATTGCAGCCGCCGAAAAAGCAGGCGAAAAACCGGCTCCCGCCGACGTAGCAAAAGTGGAAAGCCCACCAGCGCCCGAACCAAAGAAACCTGACGAACGACGTAATAATAATCTGAACGATGAAGAAACGGCACTGGCTTCTTCGTTCACGGCTTCGCGTTCCCGGCTTCCCTGGCCCGTCGGCAAAGGCTTTATCTCGGATCGATTCGGGCGTAAGCCGCATCCTGTACTAAAAGGTATTTACGTTGAAAACCAAGGCGTAGATATTCAGACCAACGCGGGCGAAGGGGTGCGCTCTGTTTACGACGGTGTCGTCCAGGACGTAACCAACATGCCTGGTATGAACAACGTCGTAGCCATTCAGCACGGGGATTACTTCACGGTGTATGCCAAGCTCAAAAGTGTTTCGGTTCGTGTTGGCCAGCGCGTTAAAGCCCGCGAATCGATTGGCACGGTCGCGACCGACAAGAACGGCGTTTCTGAAATTCAATTTCAGATCTGGAAAGAGTTTACGAAGCTTAATCCGGAGTCCTGGCTTCAGCCCCACTAA
- a CDS encoding GatB/YqeY domain-containing protein produces MALKQQIDADIKQAMLAKDQDKLRALRAIKSMILLEETKEGAAGELKTEDETRILTKAVKQRKDSADIYRQQNRADLLATEEAEIAIIEQYLPKQLSEDELKEKLQAIIARVGASAPSDMGKVMGVATKELAGQTDGKAISAAVKQLLS; encoded by the coding sequence ATGGCTCTGAAACAACAAATTGACGCCGATATTAAACAGGCAATGCTGGCCAAAGATCAAGATAAACTCCGGGCATTGCGGGCAATCAAATCAATGATTTTGCTCGAAGAAACGAAAGAGGGAGCTGCTGGAGAACTTAAAACCGAAGACGAAACGCGCATTTTAACGAAGGCGGTAAAACAGCGTAAAGACTCTGCCGACATCTACCGGCAACAGAACCGGGCTGACTTACTGGCTACGGAAGAAGCCGAAATTGCGATCATCGAACAATATCTGCCCAAGCAGCTTTCGGAAGATGAACTGAAAGAAAAATTACAGGCTATTATCGCGCGTGTTGGCGCGTCGGCACCTTCCGATATGGGAAAAGTGATGGGCGTTGCCACGAAAGAACTCGCCGGTCAGACCGACGGAAAAGCAATATCGGCGGCTGTCAAGCAACTACTATCTTAA
- the mnmH gene encoding tRNA 2-selenouridine(34) synthase MnmH yields MVHQLSVEDFLAKSQTLPVIDVRSPGEYDHAHIPGAVSIPLFDNEERAQVGTKYKQAGKDAAVLLGLDLVGPKLTGFVKQSKKLNAQDKEVLVHCWRGGMRSGSFAWLLDTAGLTASTLVGGYKAYRNAVLAAFSQPRKLVILGGKTGSGKTEILKELAQQGEQVIDLEKLAHHKGSSYGAIGQPRQPTTEQFENSLFAQWRQLDPNRRIWLEDESRSIGSCFVPMALWQQMRVTPVAFVDVPKAARINRLVSEYAGIDHTLLVEATERIRKRLGGKITKDALDALTKRDYATVADLTLDYYDKAYLHGLSQRDPATVHPLISQDDKPAETAKRLISWADSL; encoded by the coding sequence ATGGTTCATCAGTTATCCGTCGAGGACTTTTTAGCGAAATCCCAAACATTACCCGTTATCGATGTTCGGTCGCCGGGCGAATACGATCACGCTCACATTCCAGGCGCGGTTAGCATTCCTTTGTTCGACAATGAGGAACGGGCGCAGGTCGGCACCAAGTACAAGCAGGCAGGTAAAGATGCAGCGGTTTTATTGGGTCTCGATTTGGTTGGCCCAAAACTTACAGGGTTCGTCAAGCAGTCGAAGAAGCTGAATGCGCAGGACAAAGAGGTTTTGGTGCACTGTTGGCGGGGTGGTATGCGCAGCGGCTCTTTTGCCTGGCTGCTCGATACCGCCGGTCTGACTGCATCGACGTTGGTAGGTGGCTATAAGGCTTACCGAAACGCCGTACTGGCGGCCTTTAGCCAACCCCGAAAACTGGTAATTTTGGGCGGTAAAACGGGTAGTGGCAAAACCGAAATCCTGAAGGAGCTGGCCCAACAGGGTGAGCAGGTTATTGACCTCGAAAAACTGGCTCACCACAAAGGTTCATCATACGGCGCTATTGGCCAACCTCGACAGCCAACAACCGAGCAGTTTGAAAACAGTTTGTTTGCCCAATGGCGACAGCTAGACCCCAATCGACGCATCTGGCTGGAAGACGAGAGCCGAAGTATCGGCTCCTGCTTTGTTCCGATGGCGCTGTGGCAACAGATGCGAGTAACTCCCGTTGCCTTTGTCGATGTGCCCAAAGCGGCTCGGATCAATCGGCTGGTATCCGAATACGCTGGTATCGATCATACGTTACTCGTTGAAGCAACCGAACGAATACGCAAGCGGCTTGGCGGCAAAATAACGAAAGATGCGCTGGACGCATTGACAAAGCGCGACTATGCTACGGTTGCCGATTTAACGCTGGATTACTACGACAAAGCGTACCTACACGGACTGTCACAGCGCGATCCGGCAACCGTTCATCCGCTGATTAGTCAGGACGACAAGCCAGCCGAAACGGCGAAGAGACTCATCAGTTGGGCCGACTCATTATAA
- a CDS encoding porin family protein — protein MKRIVLAGVVAFVVALVTAQTAFAQVQVGIRGGANWGFASKPDFLNSLNPVLQLSAGPTAAIFLDVPLSDRVSFRPEVAYVQKGFAVKQSMDLNLGGFTLPLGARIAYQSQNIELPLLFKVNLTDGPVQPYLIAGPSVGYALSGRVRTRATALITTRPIDVNVNYGDMLNRWDASAVGGLGLAMDAGAGKFFIEGRYTHGFTRQVQVPVVNINARNRGVAVSLGYSFPIGGY, from the coding sequence ATGAAACGTATTGTGCTTGCCGGTGTTGTTGCATTTGTTGTCGCCCTAGTAACTGCTCAAACGGCATTTGCCCAAGTTCAGGTCGGTATTCGGGGTGGTGCCAACTGGGGGTTTGCCTCAAAGCCTGATTTTCTCAATAGCTTAAATCCGGTGTTACAACTATCGGCAGGTCCTACCGCTGCTATTTTCCTGGATGTTCCTCTTAGCGACCGTGTTTCGTTCCGTCCTGAAGTCGCTTACGTACAAAAAGGATTTGCCGTCAAACAAAGCATGGATCTTAATTTAGGTGGATTTACGTTGCCACTCGGCGCGCGGATTGCCTACCAGTCGCAAAACATTGAATTGCCATTGCTGTTCAAGGTCAACCTAACTGACGGGCCCGTGCAGCCCTATCTGATAGCTGGTCCCTCGGTGGGTTACGCCCTCAGCGGCCGTGTTCGTACCCGTGCTACCGCCCTTATTACAACCCGGCCGATTGACGTTAACGTTAATTACGGCGATATGCTCAACCGTTGGGATGCCAGTGCTGTCGGTGGATTGGGCTTAGCGATGGATGCCGGTGCTGGTAAGTTCTTTATCGAAGGCCGCTACACGCACGGATTCACGCGTCAGGTGCAAGTGCCCGTCGTCAACATCAACGCCCGCAACCGGGGTGTCGCCGTATCGCTGGGTTATTCGTTTCCCATTGGCGGTTATTAA